In Spirochaetaceae bacterium, one DNA window encodes the following:
- a CDS encoding type II toxin-antitoxin system ParD family antitoxin, whose translation MAVKSSISLTDEQHAFARALVEAGRYSSLSAVLQQGVDLLRQRVDAEELETEALRELLSRRRKDERISAERMDTRLGCMFADKRRAHGLPS comes from the coding sequence GTGGCGGTCAAGTCGTCGATATCGCTGACCGACGAGCAGCACGCGTTTGCGCGGGCGCTGGTCGAGGCAGGGCGCTACTCCAGCCTCAGCGCGGTCCTGCAGCAGGGCGTCGATCTGCTGCGGCAGCGAGTCGACGCCGAGGAGTTGGAGACCGAGGCACTGCGCGAGCTGCTGTCGCGCCGCCGCAAGGACGAGCGCATCAGTGCGGAGCGGATGGACACGCGGCTCGGCTGCATGTTCGCCGACAAGCGCCGCGCGCATGGCCTTCCGTCTTGA
- a CDS encoding type II toxin-antitoxin system RelE/ParE family toxin: protein MAFRLEFAAGAERDFGLIFDHLLRSYLHFGESPESALDHAEDRILEIRAAAERILGAPHRGERHDDILPGLRHLAIGPAIYWFDIDESRATVRVLAVFFGGQDHVRRMMARLLQE, encoded by the coding sequence ATGGCCTTCCGTCTTGAGTTCGCCGCCGGCGCGGAACGCGACTTCGGGCTGATATTCGATCATCTCCTGCGCAGCTACCTCCACTTCGGCGAGAGCCCGGAGAGCGCGCTCGATCACGCCGAGGACCGGATCCTCGAAATCCGTGCGGCCGCCGAACGCATCCTGGGTGCTCCGCATCGGGGCGAACGCCATGACGACATTCTGCCCGGGTTGCGGCATCTCGCCATCGGACCTGCGATCTACTGGTTCGATATCGACGAGTCCCGCGCAACGGTGCGTGTCCTGGCGGTGTTCTTCGGCGGCCAGGACCACGTCCGCCGCATGATGGCCCGCCTACTCCAGGAATAA